A window from Mesorhizobium sp. WSM2240 encodes these proteins:
- a CDS encoding (2Fe-2S)-binding protein produces MKHAVVSLTINGAERQMLVAPGATLLDALRESQGLTGTRRGCDQGACGACTVLLDGRTVMSCMVPVETVDDARVDTIEGLTPAQGLHPIQEAFLEGFATQCGFCTSGMIMATAGLLAKNPDPTREDAVRAISGNVCRCTGYEAIIDAVLDAAKRVGAAGSARAA; encoded by the coding sequence ATGAAGCACGCAGTCGTATCGCTAACCATCAACGGTGCCGAGCGGCAGATGCTGGTCGCGCCGGGCGCCACCCTGCTCGACGCCTTGCGCGAGAGCCAAGGGCTGACCGGTACGCGGCGCGGCTGTGACCAGGGCGCTTGCGGCGCCTGCACCGTGCTGCTGGACGGTCGGACCGTGATGTCCTGCATGGTGCCTGTCGAAACCGTCGACGACGCTCGCGTCGACACGATCGAGGGGCTGACGCCGGCGCAGGGGCTGCACCCGATCCAGGAGGCATTCCTGGAAGGCTTCGCCACACAATGCGGCTTCTGCACCTCGGGCATGATCATGGCGACCGCCGGCCTGCTCGCGAAAAACCCCGACCCGACGCGGGAAGACGCCGTCCGCGCCATCTCCGGCAATGTCTGCCGCTGCACCGGCTACGAGGCGATCATCGACGCAGTGCTCGACGCAGCCAAACGCGTGGGCGCTGCCGGCTCTGCCCGGGCAGCTTGA
- a CDS encoding Hsp33 family molecular chaperone: MIDRQRKLGEFGFTGDDDVVPFEVGALDVRGRMVQLGPLLDQILARHDYPEPVARLLAEAALVAVLLGTSLKFEGKFILQTRTDGPVDMLVADFSTPKSLRAYARFDADQLAAAVEAGEATPEKLLGKGVLALTIDQGADMQRYQGIVELDGVTLEEAAKTYFRQSEQIPTDIRLSVGKLVLPSPGGSREHWRAGGLMAQFLPKAPERLRMPDLHGGDGDPGQPPHEVADNAWRELVALVATVEHNELLDPSVGSERLLYRLFNEHGVRVFEGTHVEDECSCSRTKIRGILEGFSAEEIEESTEDGVIRVNCEFCSKAYEFKPAEFSAEA, translated from the coding sequence GTGATCGACAGGCAACGCAAGCTTGGTGAATTCGGCTTTACCGGCGACGACGACGTCGTGCCGTTCGAGGTCGGCGCGCTCGATGTGCGCGGCCGAATGGTTCAGCTCGGGCCGCTGCTCGACCAGATTCTTGCCCGCCATGATTATCCCGAGCCGGTCGCCCGGCTTCTGGCGGAGGCGGCGCTTGTTGCGGTACTGCTCGGCACGTCGCTGAAATTCGAGGGCAAATTCATCCTGCAGACCCGCACCGACGGTCCCGTCGACATGCTGGTGGCCGACTTCTCGACACCTAAATCGCTACGCGCCTATGCGCGGTTCGATGCCGATCAGCTCGCCGCTGCCGTCGAGGCGGGCGAGGCGACGCCTGAAAAGCTGCTCGGCAAGGGCGTCCTTGCGCTCACCATCGACCAGGGCGCCGACATGCAGCGCTACCAGGGCATCGTAGAGCTCGATGGCGTGACGCTGGAGGAGGCGGCCAAGACATATTTCCGGCAGTCGGAGCAGATTCCGACCGACATCCGGCTATCCGTGGGCAAGCTTGTCCTGCCCAGCCCCGGCGGCAGCCGTGAGCATTGGCGCGCCGGCGGCCTCATGGCGCAGTTCCTGCCCAAGGCGCCGGAACGCCTGCGCATGCCCGACCTGCATGGCGGCGATGGCGATCCGGGCCAGCCGCCGCACGAAGTCGCCGACAATGCCTGGCGCGAACTGGTTGCGCTGGTTGCGACAGTCGAGCACAACGAGCTTCTCGATCCTTCGGTCGGGTCGGAAAGGCTGCTCTACCGGCTGTTCAACGAGCATGGCGTGCGCGTCTTCGAAGGCACGCATGTCGAGGACGAGTGCTCCTGCTCGCGAACGAAAATCCGCGGCATCCTCGAAGGCTTTTCGGCCGAGGAGATCGAGGAAAGCACGGAAGACGGCGTCATCCGCGTCAATTGCGAGTTCTGCTCCAAGGCCTATGAGTTCAAGCCGGCGGAGTTTTCGGCGGAAGCCTGA
- a CDS encoding CDP-alcohol phosphatidyltransferase family protein, translating to MLDGWARRRLDPPLDGFGALMAKAGISANVVTIAACILGLAAATAIGCGLFWLGLALLLVSRLGDGLDGAVAKVNGRTDLGGYLDIVLDFVFYGAIPIGFVLADPAANAVAGAVLVFSFYVNGSSFLAYAIMAERRKLVTDARGAKSLFFTTGLAEASETIAVFVIFCLFPDWFPPLAYAFAALTFYTALSRIVLAWRTFGGS from the coding sequence ATGCTGGATGGCTGGGCGCGCAGGCGTCTCGATCCGCCGCTTGACGGCTTCGGTGCGCTGATGGCCAAGGCCGGCATTTCGGCCAATGTCGTCACCATTGCCGCCTGCATCCTGGGGCTGGCGGCGGCGACGGCGATAGGATGCGGCCTTTTCTGGCTGGGTCTTGCCTTGCTCCTCGTCAGCCGTCTCGGCGACGGGCTCGACGGTGCGGTCGCGAAGGTCAACGGCAGGACCGATCTCGGCGGCTATCTCGATATCGTGCTCGATTTTGTCTTCTATGGGGCGATACCAATTGGCTTCGTACTGGCCGACCCGGCAGCCAACGCCGTAGCGGGCGCGGTGCTGGTGTTCTCCTTTTACGTCAACGGATCGAGTTTTCTCGCCTATGCGATCATGGCCGAGAGACGAAAGCTGGTGACAGATGCGCGTGGCGCGAAATCGCTCTTCTTCACGACGGGTCTGGCCGAGGCCAGCGAAACCATCGCCGTTTTCGTCATCTTCTGCCTGTTCCCGGACTGGTTTCCGCCGCTGGCCTACGCCTTCGCCGCCTTGACGTTCTACACCGCCCTGTCGAGGATCGTGCTGGCATGGCGGACCTTTGGGGGATCATGA
- a CDS encoding histone deacetylase has product MGKYSALMEQLDACGLATPSNLYQPVPAEPGWLKLAHDPAYVDQVIACTVPASIEREIGFPIGEKVSRRALLAAGGTILSARLALANGIACNTAGGSHHARYAHGAGFCTFNDVAVAALGLIAEGLAANVLVVDLDVHQGDGTADILGNEPRAFTFSMHGDRNYPERKIASDLDVALPDGTGDDAYLERLGDILPMLSGRAAWDIVFYNAGVDPHADDRLGRLSLSDDGLRARDRLTIGHFRECGIPVCGVIGGGYSRDIQALAARHTILFEVAAEFSGGS; this is encoded by the coding sequence ATGGGCAAATACAGCGCCCTGATGGAGCAACTCGATGCGTGCGGCCTCGCCACGCCGTCAAACCTGTACCAGCCCGTTCCGGCCGAACCCGGCTGGCTGAAGCTCGCGCATGACCCAGCTTATGTCGACCAGGTGATCGCTTGCACGGTTCCCGCGAGCATCGAACGTGAGATCGGCTTTCCGATTGGCGAGAAAGTGTCGCGTCGCGCGCTACTCGCCGCTGGGGGAACCATTCTCTCGGCGCGGCTGGCGCTCGCGAACGGCATCGCCTGCAATACGGCCGGCGGCAGCCATCACGCCAGATACGCTCATGGCGCCGGCTTCTGCACCTTCAACGACGTGGCCGTTGCGGCGCTTGGGCTGATCGCCGAAGGGCTGGCCGCGAATGTGCTGGTCGTCGACCTCGACGTACACCAGGGCGACGGCACGGCCGATATCCTCGGAAACGAACCGCGTGCTTTCACCTTCTCGATGCATGGTGACCGCAATTACCCGGAGCGCAAGATCGCTTCCGATCTGGACGTCGCCCTGCCGGACGGCACGGGTGATGACGCCTATCTGGAGAGGCTCGGCGATATCCTGCCGATGCTTTCCGGCCGGGCGGCCTGGGACATCGTCTTCTACAATGCCGGCGTCGATCCGCATGCCGACGACCGCCTCGGTCGGCTCTCCTTATCCGATGATGGGCTGCGCGCCCGTGACAGGCTGACGATCGGCCATTTCAGGGAGTGCGGAATTCCGGTCTGCGGCGTCATCGGTGGCGGCTATTCGCGCGACATCCAGGCCCTCGCCGCGCGCCACACCATACTGTTCGAGGTTGCGGCCGAATTCAGCGGCGGTAGCTGA
- a CDS encoding MmcQ/YjbR family DNA-binding protein, producing the protein MADLWGIMMTADEFRALALSFPEAAEGSHFDTADFRVGKKIFATLRESDGRAVLKLSPDEQQLLKETGRGIFAPIKGSWGLKGWTQVMLDRADMETVRHAMTFAWKSVAPKKLAKAQP; encoded by the coding sequence ATGGCGGACCTTTGGGGGATCATGATGACGGCGGACGAGTTTCGGGCGCTGGCGCTGAGCTTTCCGGAAGCTGCCGAAGGAAGCCATTTCGACACCGCGGATTTCCGAGTCGGAAAGAAGATCTTTGCCACATTGCGCGAAAGCGACGGCCGCGCGGTGTTGAAGCTTTCGCCCGACGAACAGCAGCTCCTGAAGGAAACCGGACGCGGCATTTTCGCGCCGATCAAGGGCTCGTGGGGCCTGAAAGGCTGGACGCAGGTCATGCTCGACCGTGCCGACATGGAGACCGTACGCCATGCCATGACATTTGCCTGGAAATCGGTCGCGCCGAAAAAGCTGGCGAAGGCCCAACCATAG
- a CDS encoding amidohydrolase family protein, translating to MIGIVDAHHHIWRQADLPWLQGPMVPRIFGPYEPIRRDYPIEEFLADIAGSGVGKSVYVQTNWAKPQAVVEVEWVQGIADRHGWPHGIVGYADLLCDDARETMKRQAAFPLMRGVRMQLHWHENEMYRFAASPDLMNDARLRKYIRVLADHGWSFDLQVFTSQMADAARLAADNRDIVFVLQHAGMLEDLSPVGRQAWREGMKRLAAEENVVSKLSGLGTFIHRNYPAHVADVVAETIAMFGSDRCLFGSNFPIEKLWTSYADLVAAHRAALASYSREDQEAVLRDTAIRVYRL from the coding sequence ATGATCGGCATCGTCGACGCCCACCATCACATCTGGCGGCAGGCCGATCTTCCCTGGCTGCAGGGGCCGATGGTTCCGCGCATCTTCGGTCCCTACGAGCCTATCCGCCGCGACTATCCGATCGAGGAATTTCTGGCCGACATCGCCGGATCAGGCGTCGGAAAGTCCGTCTACGTGCAGACGAACTGGGCGAAACCGCAGGCCGTCGTGGAGGTCGAGTGGGTTCAAGGCATTGCCGACCGGCACGGCTGGCCGCACGGCATCGTGGGTTATGCAGATCTCCTGTGCGACGATGCAAGAGAAACCATGAAGCGCCAGGCGGCTTTTCCGCTGATGCGCGGCGTCCGCATGCAGCTTCACTGGCATGAAAACGAGATGTACCGCTTCGCCGCCTCGCCGGACCTGATGAACGATGCCCGGCTGCGGAAGTACATCCGCGTCCTCGCCGATCATGGCTGGTCGTTCGACTTGCAGGTCTTCACTTCGCAAATGGCCGATGCGGCGAGACTGGCGGCCGACAATCGCGACATAGTCTTCGTGCTCCAGCATGCGGGTATGCTGGAGGATCTGTCTCCAGTTGGCAGGCAAGCGTGGCGCGAGGGCATGAAGCGGCTTGCGGCGGAGGAAAATGTCGTCAGCAAATTGTCCGGACTGGGAACCTTCATCCACCGCAACTATCCGGCGCATGTGGCCGATGTCGTTGCCGAAACAATCGCCATGTTCGGGTCTGACCGCTGCCTGTTCGGCAGCAACTTTCCGATCGAAAAACTCTGGACAAGTTATGCCGATCTTGTCGCAGCGCATCGAGCAGCGCTCGCCTCATATTCGCGGGAAGATCAGGAAGCGGTCCTGCGCGACACCGCCATTAGGGTTTACCGGCTATGA
- a CDS encoding VWA domain-containing protein has translation MANTAPRSRPAFMAAELLAGFPAALREAGLAADPGRAVCFLQAVRAAPPRRISDLARIGRVTLIGSPADFPIYDAVFEAWFGQVAVIEAAPDEDDEAAKPSPPKGDQPPLDPLDGDAAGKAAADDLLRGRKTFGRMNDAETLSRIRRGIASLPHMTSRNWARSPAGPRIDLARTCRAARATFGETLRMMRMARPERPRKLLLLIDVSGSMKAQSEVNLRFAHLLVRARPRVECFCFGTSPSRVTGMLRHRDPDQALGRLADMVFDFDGGTRIGSSLDEFLSVSRYAALVRGAVTVILSDGLERGDPAEMIHAIERMARLSHRLVWATPLAADPRYRPLTRAMAGILPHLDDLCDAGGLGALERLAARLDAVEHGPRGQAGRRFSTTGIAA, from the coding sequence ATGGCAAATACTGCTCCCCGCTCCCGGCCGGCGTTCATGGCGGCCGAACTGCTTGCCGGCTTTCCGGCGGCGTTGAGGGAGGCTGGCCTTGCGGCAGATCCGGGCCGGGCGGTTTGCTTTCTCCAGGCGGTGCGGGCAGCTCCGCCTCGCCGCATATCCGATCTTGCCAGGATCGGTCGTGTCACGCTCATAGGTTCGCCGGCGGATTTCCCGATCTACGACGCGGTGTTCGAGGCGTGGTTCGGTCAGGTGGCCGTGATCGAGGCCGCACCGGACGAAGATGACGAGGCCGCCAAACCGTCGCCGCCAAAAGGCGATCAGCCTCCCCTGGACCCACTGGACGGCGACGCTGCCGGCAAGGCCGCGGCCGACGATTTGTTGCGCGGACGCAAGACTTTCGGCCGCATGAACGACGCCGAAACGCTGTCTCGCATCCGGCGCGGGATCGCCTCCCTGCCTCATATGACGAGCCGGAACTGGGCGCGGTCGCCAGCCGGACCACGGATCGACCTTGCCCGCACCTGCAGGGCCGCGCGCGCCACGTTCGGCGAGACGCTGCGCATGATGCGGATGGCGCGGCCGGAGCGTCCGCGCAAGCTGCTGCTCCTGATCGACGTCTCCGGTTCGATGAAGGCGCAGTCGGAAGTCAATCTGCGTTTTGCACATCTGCTCGTGCGCGCGCGGCCGCGGGTCGAGTGTTTCTGCTTCGGCACCAGCCCCAGCCGGGTGACGGGCATGCTCAGGCATCGCGACCCCGATCAGGCGCTCGGCCGCCTGGCGGACATGGTGTTCGATTTCGACGGCGGCACCCGCATCGGCTCGTCGCTCGATGAATTCCTGTCGGTGTCACGTTATGCAGCGCTGGTCCGAGGCGCGGTGACGGTGATCCTGTCCGACGGGCTCGAACGCGGCGACCCAGCGGAAATGATCCACGCGATCGAGCGCATGGCGCGGCTCAGCCACCGTCTGGTCTGGGCGACGCCACTGGCCGCCGACCCTCGCTATCGGCCCCTTACCCGAGCCATGGCCGGAATCCTGCCGCATCTCGATGACCTCTGCGATGCGGGCGGCTTGGGCGCGCTGGAGCGGCTGGCCGCACGCCTAGATGCCGTCGAACACGGGCCGCGCGGCCAGGCGGGGCGGCGGTTTTCCACCACTGGGATTGCGGCATGA
- a CDS encoding molybdopterin cofactor-binding domain-containing protein, protein MARLRGRGVAAVNYPTGMNLGGDPSQALVHATTTGSFVITLSSVDLGQGIKTVAAQICAETLGVPYDTVMVDTADTDTGPHCMGTFASRGTHRIGNAVIMAACEAREVLMSIAATELEVDAGDLVTDGKGRIHVNGAPDKGIAVLDVALAAHFKHGKTISGRGIFLKPKSEVVPETGEMDPDSCQAHACTVAEVEVDDETGEVTVLKMTNAYEIGRAVNPALAHQQIVGGAWMGISHALYETTEPYYPDRSHGPLDFSEYLMPGPGDLAEMDSVIIERPASNGPYGAKGIGEMTANSPIPAIANAIFDACGVRVTSMPITPEKILRGLDTLRAQTN, encoded by the coding sequence ATGGCCAGGCTTAGGGGACGCGGCGTCGCCGCCGTAAACTACCCTACCGGCATGAATCTCGGCGGTGATCCGAGCCAGGCGCTGGTCCATGCAACCACCACCGGCAGTTTCGTCATCACGCTGTCGAGCGTCGATCTCGGCCAGGGCATCAAGACCGTCGCGGCGCAGATCTGCGCCGAAACGCTCGGCGTGCCCTATGACACCGTCATGGTCGACACCGCCGACACCGACACCGGGCCTCACTGCATGGGCACTTTCGCCTCGCGCGGCACGCACCGCATCGGCAACGCTGTCATCATGGCGGCCTGTGAAGCCCGCGAGGTGCTGATGAGTATCGCGGCTACCGAACTCGAGGTCGATGCCGGGGACCTCGTCACCGACGGGAAGGGCCGTATCCATGTGAACGGCGCGCCGGACAAAGGCATCGCCGTGCTGGATGTCGCGCTCGCCGCCCACTTCAAGCACGGCAAGACCATTTCCGGCCGCGGCATCTTCCTGAAACCGAAGAGCGAGGTCGTTCCGGAGACCGGCGAGATGGACCCGGATTCATGCCAGGCGCATGCCTGCACCGTCGCCGAGGTGGAAGTGGACGATGAGACCGGCGAGGTCACCGTTCTCAAGATGACCAATGCCTATGAAATCGGTCGCGCCGTCAATCCCGCACTGGCTCACCAGCAGATCGTCGGCGGGGCATGGATGGGCATCAGCCACGCGCTCTACGAGACCACCGAACCTTACTACCCGGACCGCTCGCACGGGCCGCTCGACTTCTCCGAATATCTGATGCCCGGCCCCGGCGACCTGGCCGAAATGGATTCGGTGATCATTGAACGCCCGGCCTCGAACGGGCCGTATGGCGCCAAGGGAATAGGCGAGATGACCGCCAACTCACCCATCCCGGCGATCGCCAATGCGATCTTCGACGCCTGCGGCGTGCGCGTCACTTCGATGCCGATCACGCCGGAAAAGATATTGCGCGGGCTCGACACCCTGCGCGCCCAGACAAATTGA
- a CDS encoding MoxR family ATPase produces MPSPLTQDRLDAELAAAGYLADETLVTALYLALELGKPLLLEGVPGVGKTEVAKTLAAILGRECLRLQCYEGIDSTKALYDWDHARQLLHVRVAERSGKVETSDLYAEKFLIEMPLLKALRNASATVLLIDEIDRADDAFEAFLLEFLSDFQISIPEIGTVRAAQPVVAILTSNRTRELHDALRRRCLYHWIDYPERARERAIIERHAPGVAAEAAEMLVDAVASIRRLPLIKRPGISESIDWARAAEVLHRDGAAWPEALQRSLGLLVKDQEDFAAIQKAGVL; encoded by the coding sequence TTGCCCTCGCCCCTGACACAGGATCGGCTCGACGCCGAGCTTGCCGCCGCCGGCTATCTGGCCGACGAGACACTGGTGACGGCGCTCTATCTCGCGCTCGAGCTCGGCAAGCCGTTGCTTCTCGAAGGTGTGCCAGGCGTCGGCAAGACCGAGGTGGCAAAGACGCTCGCCGCCATTCTCGGCCGCGAATGCCTCAGGCTGCAATGCTATGAGGGCATCGATTCGACAAAGGCGCTCTACGACTGGGATCACGCACGGCAATTGCTGCACGTGCGGGTCGCGGAGCGTAGCGGCAAGGTCGAGACATCGGATCTTTACGCGGAAAAATTCCTGATAGAAATGCCGCTGCTCAAGGCGCTGCGCAATGCCTCCGCGACGGTGCTGCTGATCGACGAGATCGACCGCGCCGACGACGCCTTCGAAGCCTTCCTGCTCGAATTCCTGTCGGATTTCCAGATTTCCATTCCCGAGATCGGGACCGTGCGGGCCGCTCAGCCTGTGGTGGCGATCCTGACCTCCAATCGGACGCGGGAACTGCACGACGCGCTGCGCCGCCGCTGCCTCTATCACTGGATCGACTATCCCGAGCGGGCGCGCGAGCGCGCCATCATCGAGCGCCACGCGCCGGGCGTCGCCGCGGAAGCAGCCGAAATGCTAGTTGATGCGGTGGCGAGCATCAGGCGGCTGCCGCTGATCAAGCGGCCGGGCATCTCGGAAAGTATCGACTGGGCGCGCGCGGCGGAAGTACTCCACCGCGACGGCGCCGCGTGGCCCGAAGCCTTGCAACGCTCGCTCGGCCTGCTCGTCAAGGATCAGGAGGACTTTGCCGCCATCCAGAAGGCGGGCGTGTTGTGA
- the apaG gene encoding Co2+/Mg2+ efflux protein ApaG encodes MYTAVTRDIEVNVEPFYLEDRSDPSQNHYVWAYRVTIANQSDQFVQLLSRYWRITDGAGRVEEVRGPGVVGEQPELNPGDSYQYMSGCPLSTPSGIMVGHYTMRNRGGETFEVEIPAFSLDLPGKRRVN; translated from the coding sequence ATGTACACGGCCGTCACGCGCGATATCGAGGTCAATGTCGAGCCGTTCTACCTCGAGGACCGGTCCGATCCTTCGCAGAACCATTATGTCTGGGCCTATCGGGTGACGATCGCCAACCAGTCCGACCAGTTCGTGCAACTCCTGTCGCGCTATTGGCGCATCACGGACGGAGCCGGAAGGGTCGAAGAGGTGCGTGGCCCCGGAGTGGTCGGCGAACAGCCGGAGCTCAACCCCGGGGACAGCTACCAGTACATGTCGGGTTGTCCGCTTTCGACGCCCTCGGGCATCATGGTTGGCCATTACACGATGCGAAACCGCGGGGGCGAGACGTTCGAAGTCGAGATCCCGGCGTTTTCACTGGACCTGCCGGGCAAGCGGCGGGTGAATTAG
- a CDS encoding EthD family reductase has protein sequence MIKVMALMKRKDGMSFQDFRKWILEDHVAFARNLPGLRKYTSNVLRAENADAPFDGMSEMYFDDEAAMAAAFSTEAGKEAGGDAAAHCSNRFRMVCDEKQQF, from the coding sequence ATGATCAAAGTGATGGCCCTGATGAAGCGCAAGGATGGCATGAGCTTCCAGGATTTCAGGAAATGGATTCTCGAAGACCACGTTGCGTTTGCGCGCAACCTGCCGGGCCTGAGGAAGTATACATCGAACGTGCTGCGCGCCGAAAATGCCGACGCTCCGTTCGATGGCATGTCCGAAATGTACTTCGACGACGAAGCGGCAATGGCCGCGGCGTTCAGCACGGAAGCGGGCAAGGAGGCGGGCGGCGACGCCGCCGCCCATTGCTCCAATCGCTTCCGCATGGTGTGCGACGAGAAGCAGCAATTTTGA
- a CDS encoding molybdopterin cofactor-binding domain-containing protein, giving the protein MEKIDASFFSAEREAELDVVGTSVQRADARGHVTGRTQFYEDFSFPGMLHLKMVRSTRHHALIRNLDVAPAMQVPGVVRVLTHKDVPNNWYTILKLIGVEPDDEPVLPEDRVLFRGEQICAVLAETPQAALEGARRVVVDYEDLPAVFDVEEAMTSTPFKKHGTNYFVYEGHNCRRIRFGDVDKAFAGADHIIEHRYESSPIEHAPTETTGCIAKPEGNGRVTVHSNTQALYFTLDNMALILGVPFNKLRLVGGTVGGGFGGKVDVMVEPIAALGAMLTNRPVKYAYSRAEEMQVSSPRAAERIYIKDGVMKDGRIVARKVTLYVDAGAYCRHSTYGTTKAAAHMPGPYTIPNVHVDAYCVYTNRTPSSAMRGFGVTIGDFALESQMDQVARFLGMDPMQFRLINAYRDGDMKAHRKKVEGAALVEVIQAAAKQTGHSLPQEFASMSSLKREASHGQA; this is encoded by the coding sequence ATGGAAAAGATCGACGCTAGCTTCTTTTCAGCCGAGCGCGAGGCCGAACTCGACGTGGTCGGCACGAGCGTCCAGCGCGCCGACGCGCGCGGTCACGTCACCGGTCGCACGCAGTTCTACGAGGATTTCAGCTTTCCCGGCATGCTGCACCTGAAAATGGTGCGCTCCACCCGTCACCATGCGCTGATCCGCAATCTGGACGTTGCGCCGGCCATGCAAGTGCCCGGCGTGGTGCGGGTGCTGACCCATAAGGACGTGCCCAACAACTGGTACACGATCCTGAAGCTGATCGGCGTCGAGCCGGACGATGAGCCGGTGCTGCCGGAAGATCGAGTGCTGTTTAGGGGCGAGCAGATCTGCGCCGTGCTTGCCGAGACGCCGCAGGCGGCGCTCGAAGGCGCCCGCCGCGTGGTCGTCGATTATGAAGACCTGCCGGCGGTATTCGACGTCGAGGAGGCGATGACATCGACGCCCTTCAAGAAGCACGGCACCAATTATTTCGTCTATGAGGGCCACAATTGCCGGCGCATCCGCTTCGGCGACGTCGATAAGGCGTTCGCCGGAGCAGACCACATCATCGAGCATCGCTACGAATCCTCACCGATCGAGCACGCGCCGACCGAAACGACCGGCTGCATCGCCAAGCCCGAAGGCAACGGCCGCGTCACCGTCCATTCAAATACGCAGGCGCTCTACTTCACGCTCGACAACATGGCGCTGATCCTCGGCGTGCCGTTCAACAAGCTGCGCCTCGTCGGCGGCACTGTCGGCGGCGGCTTCGGCGGCAAGGTCGACGTCATGGTCGAGCCGATCGCGGCGCTGGGGGCAATGCTCACCAACCGGCCCGTGAAGTATGCCTACAGCCGCGCCGAGGAGATGCAGGTGTCGTCGCCGCGCGCCGCCGAACGCATCTACATCAAGGACGGCGTGATGAAGGACGGGCGCATCGTCGCCCGCAAAGTTACGCTCTATGTCGACGCCGGCGCCTATTGCCGCCACTCGACCTATGGCACCACCAAGGCTGCGGCGCACATGCCGGGGCCGTACACGATCCCCAACGTTCATGTCGATGCCTATTGCGTCTACACCAACCGCACGCCGTCCTCGGCCATGCGCGGCTTCGGCGTGACTATCGGCGACTTCGCGCTGGAATCGCAGATGGACCAGGTCGCGCGCTTCCTCGGCATGGATCCGATGCAGTTCCGGCTCATCAACGCCTATCGCGACGGCGATATGAAAGCGCATCGCAAGAAGGTGGAAGGAGCGGCCCTCGTCGAGGTCATCCAGGCGGCCGCGAAACAGACCGGACATTCGCTACCGCAGGAATTCGCATCGATGTCTTCGCTGAAGCGGGAGGCAAGCCATGGCCAGGCTTAG
- a CDS encoding DUF6460 domain-containing protein, with protein MSGLTRFLGDSPLRVFLKLLVVSFLVGIVMSTFGWSPFDILESIRDFFLRMWYMGFATIDRFLGYLLLGAAIVVPAFILLRLFSYRR; from the coding sequence TTGTCCGGACTTACGCGCTTCCTCGGCGACAGCCCGCTGCGGGTATTTCTGAAACTCCTCGTCGTCTCATTCCTCGTCGGTATCGTGATGAGCACGTTCGGCTGGTCGCCTTTCGACATCCTCGAAAGCATCCGGGATTTCTTCCTGCGCATGTGGTACATGGGCTTCGCGACCATTGACCGCTTCCTGGGTTACCTGCTGCTCGGCGCGGCGATCGTCGTCCCGGCCTTCATCCTGTTGAGGCTGTTCAGCTACCGCCGCTGA